Proteins encoded by one window of Tunturibacter psychrotolerans:
- a CDS encoding Uma2 family endonuclease: MNSALAGKRPPFRFRPETPMSDEDLMRFCAANDIARVEREVDGEILVMSPAGNRTGRRNAAIISALDTWAQKDGRGYVFDSSTGFTLPDGSMRSPDASWVEASRWNALSRVDQNRFSPICPDFLIELRSQSDELSALEAKMTRWIASGAKLAWLIDAEREIVGIYRPGAALETFQRPGSIQGSGVVDGFTLDLARIWA, from the coding sequence ATGAACTCCGCCCTGGCGGGAAAGCGACCGCCGTTTCGCTTCCGGCCCGAAACCCCGATGAGCGATGAAGACCTGATGCGCTTCTGTGCTGCGAACGACATTGCGCGTGTAGAACGCGAGGTGGATGGGGAGATTCTTGTCATGTCGCCCGCAGGAAACCGCACTGGGAGAAGAAACGCGGCCATAATCAGCGCACTCGACACATGGGCCCAGAAAGACGGACGCGGCTATGTCTTCGATTCGAGCACGGGCTTCACTCTGCCCGACGGCTCTATGCGTAGTCCCGATGCGTCGTGGGTAGAAGCCTCCAGGTGGAACGCACTTAGCCGCGTCGATCAAAATCGCTTTTCGCCAATATGCCCTGACTTCCTGATTGAACTGCGTTCGCAATCTGACGAGTTATCGGCTCTGGAAGCGAAGATGACAAGATGGATTGCGAGTGGCGCGAAGCTGGCGTGGCTGATCGATGCCGAGCGAGAAATTGTTGGCATCTATCGTCCCGGTGCTGCACTCGAAACCTTTCAGCGACCGGGTTCGATTCAGGGTAGCGGAGTTGTTGATGGCTTTACCCTGGATTTGGCGAGAATCTGGGCCTAG